The following are encoded in a window of Chryseobacterium sp. genomic DNA:
- a CDS encoding Fur family transcriptional regulator, translated as MDSVQKEKNVEQIKDVLRQYLQEKGFRNTPERYTILEEIYTLDHHFNVDDLYLLMMQKKYHVSKATIYNTIEIFLDAGLIRKHQFGEKTLSTSSYEKSYFDKQHDHLVIYKRDSDKEIAEIIEFCDPRIQGIKQSIEEAFGVNIDSHSLYFYGTKKD; from the coding sequence ATGGATTCCGTACAGAAAGAAAAGAATGTAGAACAGATTAAAGATGTACTTAGGCAGTACCTTCAGGAAAAGGGTTTCCGGAATACGCCGGAACGTTACACCATTCTGGAGGAAATCTATACCCTGGACCATCATTTCAATGTCGATGATCTGTATCTGCTGATGATGCAGAAGAAGTATCACGTATCCAAAGCCACGATTTACAATACTATAGAGATTTTTCTGGATGCCGGTCTCATACGCAAGCACCAGTTTGGCGAAAAAACCCTGAGCACTTCCTCCTACGAGAAATCCTATTTTGATAAGCAGCACGATCACCTCGTTATCTACAAGCGCGACTCTGATAAGGAGATTGCCGAAATCATTGAGTTCTGCGATCCCAGGATCCAGGGAATCAAGCAGTCCATTGAGGAGGCATTTGGTGTAAATATTGATTCTCACTCGCTTTACTTCTACGGCACCAAAAAAGATTGA